From the Anopheles coustani unplaced genomic scaffold, idAnoCousDA_361_x.2 U_18, whole genome shotgun sequence genome, one window contains:
- the LOC131271137 gene encoding uncharacterized protein LOC131271137 has protein sequence MPAEPIILSSRRAILLVSLSRYESFVRDFQQDRDLVEVEARISKFERLCEDLEKLQQELEDGATTEEEVKQNEALRADFEPRLIRVEAELKAKRPSQGSSFNATGNSLAGIKLPTISLPQFHGDYMEWLTFRDTFECLIHDNRDLPAIQKFHYLRAAIKGEAAQVIEAITISAANYEIAWQALTARYSNEYLLKKRHLQALFTMTPAKRETATALHLLVDEFERHKKTLDHLGERTDTWGVLLEHLLCTKLPTSTLRDWEEHASNEESPTYASLIVFLQRRMRVLETLSVNKEQDDHSAGTFSTAMPAASIGPATNDHTANLQRTFAAAMERAPTQVLLQTAIINIVDSFGLVHPARALLDSASQPDMISSQLAHRLRLKRKKVNVMLQGAGQSTRPLKESVHAKIASRTKQFEVGVEFLIVDKLMANLPLRDVNTTSWNIPSELILADPEFYKSSAIDIILGARHYAAFFEGSAQLKLAPTLPTLQESVFGWVVTGSIGSPEPSEGTSNVAHTTAVICMTTLEESIERFWKSEELWFNDGYSPEERQCEAIYRNTTQRDPSGRYIVRLPKQPDFFDKLGLSRDMALHRFILLERRLQRDPDLKEEYHKFMKEYLELGHMTPTSPADNDHGYYLPHHPVLKESSTTTKLRVVFDGSAKTSTGYSLNDALRVGPVVQDQLLDIILRFRTYKVALVGDIAKMYRQIEVHPDDRRFQRVLFRFSPDASVETYELNTVTYGLAPSSFLATRTLLQLAEDEGTNFPHAAQALVQNFYVDDFIGGADSEEQAKQLREELDELLKKGGFSLRKWTSSKLAVLSGLTEDQIGTQSTLQFMPDEKIKALGIAWEPEADVLSFESRIDADTSYPTMRLIFSGISRMFDPIGLISPIIIRAKLLMQELWVQKPGWDNPVSDSIYKKWTSIKSDWPIISGYKSDRYALLPDSRVQLHTFCDASEAAFGACIYSRCENKQGHVRISLLASKSRLAPLKRVTLPRLELNAAVTGAHLYDRVKQAMGLESAESYFWSDSTVTLHWLSSPPNNWKTYVGNRVAEVQAYSHLHPWKHIAGCSNPADLVSRGVTAADFVKSALWSSGPEWLIRPASEWPNSTPTVADGAELEIRQVSAAVAVIETVHPWFERYSSYTKLLRVIGYCLRFVRNAKEKCRTRRDPLEPPASSTITPDLMEAAKTVLCKLAQQDAFPTELERLRKREVVPKRSPLRRLSPFIDSEGVMRVGGRLKLSQLPYQSKHPILLPKKHIFARRIAEHLHRELIHGGGRLLLSQIREEFWPLDGRHLVKSVVRHCLRCIRQQPILAQQQIGQLPSSRITPNRPFATIGVDYAGPIYLRPIHKRAEPAKAYLCVFVCFATKAVHLELVGDLTTAGFLASLRRFASRRGRPSHIYSDNGKNFEGAARELSELFEMLHDQEQSNIIVSTCADMGITWHFSPPRAPHFGGLWEAAVKTAKRHLFRQLGSTRLPYEGYITVLHQIEAAMNSRPLLPMSDDPNDLAALTPAHFLIGTSMNAIPEPDYSNRKTYTLSEWQKWQLLVQRFWKHWASEYLQEMQRDTMKTCSNSDFAPGRLAILMDEALPTTQWPLARIVETHPGTDSLTRV, from the exons ATGCCCGCGGAACCCATCATCCTTTCGTCGAGAAGAGCGATCCTTCTCGTTTCACTCAGCCGTTACGAAAGCTTCGTTCGCGATTTTCAACAAGACCGTGATCTTGTTGAAGTAGAAGCCAGAATATCCAAGTTCGAAAGGTTATGTGAAGATCTTGAAAAGCTGCAGCAGGAGCTTGAAGACGGAGCTACAACCGAAGAGGAGGTCAAGCAAAATGAAGCTCTTCGCGCCGATTTCGAGCCTCGTTTGATACGGGTGGAAGCAGAACTGAAGGCAAAAAGACCCTCACAAGGCTCGTCATTTAATGCCACCGGTAATTCCTTGGCTGGTATTAAACTTCCGACCATATCACTGCCTCAGTTTCATGGAGATTACATGGAATGGCTTACGTTTCGGGACACGTTCGAGTGTCTGATTCACGACAACCGTGATCTTcccgccatccaaaagtttcattACTTGCGCGCAGCGATTAAGGGTGAAGCAGCACAAGTGATAGAAGCGATCACTATTAGCGCGGCAAATTACGAGATAGCGTGGCAGGCATTAACGGCGCGCTACTCCAacgaatatttattgaaaaaacgtcactTGCAAGCACTGTTCACTATGACGCCCGCGAAAAGGGAAACCGCGACCGCACTGCACCTCTTAGTGGACGAGTTCGAACGGCACAAGAAAACCCTTGACCATCTTGGGGAAAGGACGGATACATGGGGAGTTTTGCTGGAACACTTGTTGTGCACCAAGTTGCCAACAAGCACACTGAGGGACTGGGAGGAGCACGCATCAAACGAAGAAAGCCCGACGTATGCTAGCCTGATTGTTTTCTTGCAGCGCCGTATGCGAGTGCTTGAAACGCTATCGGTGAACAAGGAGCAGGAT GATCACTCTGCCGGAACATTCTCCACTGCCATGCCAGCTGCGAGCATTGGACCAGCCACTAACGATCACACGGCAAATCTTCAGCGAACTTTCGCAGCAGCAATGGAGCGAGCACCAACGCAGGTTTTGCTCCAAACTGCCATCATCAATATAGTTGATTCTTTCGGATTAGTTCATCCAGCTCGAGCACTTTTGGACAGTGCCTCGCAGCCTGATATGATAAGCAGTCAGCTCGCTCATCGACTGAggctaaaaagaaagaaggttAATGTTATGCTGCAGGGTGCAGGCCAATCTACCCGTCCGCTGAAAGAATCCGTTCACGCGAAGATTGCCTCACGAACGAAACAGTTTGAAGTGGGTGTCGAATTTTTGATTGTCGACAAGTTGATGGCTAATCTGCCGCTGCGGGACGTTAACACGACGAGCTGGAACATCCCGTCCGAGCTGATCCTAGCCGATCCAGAGTTCTACAAATCTTCGGCAATCGACATTATTCTTGGCGCTCGACATTATGCTGCTTTCTTCGAAGGTAGCGCCCAGCTCAAACTAGCACCTACCCTTCCAACGCTGCAGGAAAGCGTATTCGGATGGGTCGTCACTGGTTCGATTGGATCGCCAGAGCCTTCGGAAGGCACTTCTAATGTTGCTCACACGACAGCTGTAATTTGTATGACAACTCTAGAAGAATCCATCGAGCGGTTTTGGAAATCAGAAGAGTTATGGTTCAACGATGGCTACTCACCCGAAGAACGCCAATGTGAGGCTATTTACCGAAACACAACCCAGCGGGATCCATCGGGTCGATACATAGTTCGTCTTCCGAAGCAACCAGATTTCTTTGACAAACTTGGACTGTCAAGGGATATGGCTTTGCACCGCTTCATACTTCTCGAAAGAAGACTCCAACGTGATCCAGACCTAAAAGAAGAATACCACAAGTTCATGAAAGAGTACTTGGAACTGGGGCACATGACTCCCACGTCTCCAGCAGACAATGATCACGGGTATTACTTACCGCACCATCCCGTTTTGAAAGAATCTAGTACGACGACAAAGCTCCGGGTCGTTTTCGACGGATCAGCGAAGACATCTACTGGATATTCGCTAAACGATGCATTGCGTGTCGGTCCAGTAGTGCAAGACCAGTTGCTGGATATAATTCTTCGTTTTCGCACCTACAAAGTAGCGCTCGTTGGTGACATCGCGAAAATGTACAGGCAGATAGAAGTCCATCCTGATGACCGTCGGTTTCAACGCGTGTTGTTTCGATTCTCACCGGATGCTTCAGTGGAGACTTACGAGCTGAATACGGTGACCTACGGGCTTGCTCCATCTTCTTTTTTGGCTACGCGTACGTTGCTGCAGTTGGCCGAGGATGAAGGCACGAACTTTCCGCATGCTGCACAAGCTTTGGTTCAAAATTTCTACGTGGACGACTTCATCGGTGGTGCTGATTCAGAGGAGCAAGCAAAGCAGCTACGAGAGGAGCTCGATGAATTGTTAAAAAAGGGTGGATTCTCTCTGCGAAAATGGACCTCTAGTAAGTTGGCCGTGCTCTCTGGTTTGACGGAGGATCAGATCGGAACGCAGTCAACGCTTCAATTTATGCCCGACGAGAAGATAAAGGCACTCGGTATCGCTTGGGAGCCCGAAGCTGACGTTTTATCCTTCGAGTCGCGGATCGACGCCGACACTAGCTACCCCACAATGCGGTTAATATTCTCTGGCATCTCCCGAATGTTCGATCCGATAGGATTGATATCGCCGATCATCATTCGCGCTAAGTTGCTGATGCAGGAATTGTGGGTGCAGAAGCCTGGCTGGGATAATCCTGTTTCTGACAGCATCTATAAAAAGTGGACATCCATTAAATCCGACTGGCCAATTATTTCCGGTTATAAAAGTGATCGCTACGCTCTCTTACCTGATTCTCGCGTTCAGTTACATACGTTTTGTGATGCCTCTGAAGCCGCGTTCGGTGCATGTATTTACTCGcgttgtgaaaacaaacaaggacACGTACGAATCTCGCTATTAGCATCGAAGTCACGTTTAGCACCACTAAAACGGGTTACATTACCGCGATTAGAACTTAATGCAGCCGTTACAGGAGCGCATTTATACGATCGTGTGAAGCAGGCGATGGGACTCGAATCAGCGGAGTCATATTTTTGGTCCGACTCGACAGTTACGCTGCATTGGCTGAGTTCACCGCCCAACAATTGGAAAACGTATGTAGGCAATCGCGTCGCGGAGGTACAAGCCTACTCACATCTCCATCCCTGGAAACACATTGCGGGATGTTCGAATCCTGCTGACTTGGTATCACGAGGCGTGACCGCAGCAGATTTCGTGAAAAGTGCACTGTGGAGCAGCGGTCCAGAGTGGTTAATTCGTCCAGCGTCTGAATGGCCAAATTCAACACCAACGGTTGCGGATGGTGCCGAGCTAGAGATTCGTCAAGTGAGTGCAGCGGTTGCCGTCATCGAGACAGTGCATCCTTGGTTCGAGCGGTACTCATCATACACCAAGCTTCTACGCGTCATTGGGTATTGCCTTAGATTCGTGCGCAATGCTAAGGAGAAGTGCCGTACTCGCCGCGATCCATTGGAGCCCCCAGCGTCATCAACTATCACTCCGGACCTCATGGAAGCTGCTAAAACTGTGCTATGCAAGCTGGCACAGCAAGACGCATTTCCAACGGAGCTCGAGCGGTTGAGGAAGCGTGAGGTGGTTCCAAAGCGCTCACCACTTAGACGTCTGAGCCCGTTCATCGACAGCGAAGGAGTTATGAGAGTAGGAGGGCGCCTCAAGCTCTCACAACTGCCTTAtcaatcgaaacatccaattcTTCTGCCCAAGAAGCACATCTTCGCACGCCGCATCGCAGAGCACCTTCATAGAGAACTCATACATGGTGGCGGAAGATTGCTGCTTTCCCAGATTCGCGAAGAATTTTGGCCACTCGACGGACGACATCTGGTGAAAAGCGTCGTTAGGCACTGCTTACGATGCATTCGCCAACAGCCCATACTTGCGCAGCAACAAATCGGGCAGTTACCATCATCGCGGATCACACCGAATCGACCGTTCGCGACCATCGGAGTGGACTATGCTGGGCCGATCTACCTACGACCGATCCACAAACGAGCAGAGCCCGCCAAAGCATACCTCTgcgtatttgtttgctttgctacGAAGGCTGTTCACCTGGAACTAGTGGGTGATTTGACCACTGCTGGTTTCCTAGCATCACTTCGACGGTTTGCATCGCGCCGAGGACGTCCGTCCCATATCTACTCGGACAACGGTAAAAACTTCGAAGGCGCAGCCCGGGAGCTTAGTGAGCTATTCGAGATGCTCCATGATCAGGAGCAAAGTAACATCATCGTTTCGACTTGTGCTGATATGGGCATCACTTGGCACTTCAGTCCACCAAGGGCTCCACACTTTGGCGGATTGTGGGAAGCTGCAGTGAAGACCGCCAAAAGACACCTGTTTCGCCAGCTGGGCAGCACGAGACTGCCTTATGAAGGATACATCACTGTGCTGCACCAAATAGAGGCAGCAATGAATTCGCGTCCGCTGTTACCTATGTCGGACGACCCCAACGATTTAGCCGCTTTAACACCTGCACATTTTCTTATAGGCACATCCATGAACGCCATCCCCGAGCCGGACTATTCAAACCGAAAGACGTACACCCTGAGCGAGTGGCAGAAGTGGCAACTGCTCGTCCAGCGCTTCTGGAAACATTGGGCCAGCGAGTATCTACAAGAGATGCAAAGGGATACGATGAAGACCTGCAGCAATTCAGATTTCGCACCTGGCAGACTGGCAATCCTGATGGACGAGGCTCTTCCTACAACACAATGGCCACTCGCGCGGATAGTTGAGACGCACCCCGGCACGGATAGTTTGACACGTGTG